From Lysinibacillus sp. SGAir0095, the proteins below share one genomic window:
- the nhaC gene encoding Na+/H+ antiporter NhaC, which yields MFSIEAKTKSSLFEAVFIVIIVISLISIAIGKLGTVPHIPILLSIILLIFYGLLKRVPFKVLEESMRSGVITGIGAIYIFFLIGILISSWIVSGTIPTLLYIGFSLVSASFFYAIVFIITAIIGTAIGSSLTTVATIGVAFVSIAGAIDASLVLTAGAIVSGAFFGDKMSPLSDTTNLAASMVNIDLFAHIKNMSWTTIPAFLISGVLYAVLSPSGAEVNNTTIASYQASLQALNFVHWYSIVPLLVLIVCTFKKVPAFLTLIVSSLVALFLSIFHTSLSLSEYCAILYSGYVSETGVEVIDSLLTRGGISSMFFTIMLVVLSLSMGGLLFALGIIQTLLSKIENALKSVGALITGTALTAIGINIVVGEQYLSILLTGEAFKEKYRELGLHPKNLSRVMEDAGTVVNPLVPWSVCGLFITSMLGVSVIDYLPFAFFCLLSPILTIIFGWLNLTITRNKTY from the coding sequence ATGTTTTCTATTGAGGCAAAAACAAAATCGTCGTTATTCGAAGCAGTATTCATTGTAATCATCGTTATTTCTTTAATTTCTATTGCAATAGGCAAGCTTGGTACTGTACCACATATCCCTATTCTTTTATCTATTATTCTTCTCATTTTTTACGGTTTGCTAAAACGTGTGCCATTTAAAGTGTTGGAAGAAAGTATGAGATCTGGAGTCATTACAGGAATAGGAGCTATTTACATCTTCTTTTTAATAGGTATCTTAATTAGTAGCTGGATTGTAAGCGGTACGATACCAACGCTTTTATATATAGGATTTTCCCTTGTATCGGCTAGTTTCTTTTATGCAATTGTATTTATCATTACAGCAATTATCGGTACTGCAATTGGTAGTTCATTGACGACTGTAGCGACGATTGGGGTTGCTTTTGTAAGTATTGCAGGAGCCATTGATGCATCGCTTGTCTTGACGGCTGGCGCTATCGTATCGGGAGCGTTTTTTGGCGATAAAATGTCGCCATTGTCAGATACAACAAATTTAGCTGCGAGTATGGTCAATATTGACTTATTTGCACATATTAAAAATATGAGTTGGACAACGATTCCTGCGTTTTTAATTAGCGGTGTCCTATATGCTGTTTTATCCCCTTCAGGTGCAGAAGTAAATAACACGACTATTGCGTCCTATCAGGCTAGTTTACAGGCTTTAAATTTTGTACATTGGTATTCGATTGTGCCACTGCTGGTCTTGATTGTTTGCACATTCAAAAAAGTGCCGGCATTTTTAACACTTATTGTTAGTTCCCTTGTGGCACTTTTCTTATCAATATTTCATACATCTTTATCACTTAGTGAGTACTGTGCAATTTTATATAGTGGATATGTTTCTGAAACAGGTGTTGAAGTAATTGATTCACTCTTAACTCGTGGTGGTATCAGTAGCATGTTCTTTACAATTATGTTAGTGGTGCTTAGCCTCAGCATGGGTGGATTATTGTTTGCTTTAGGTATTATTCAAACATTGCTTAGCAAAATCGAAAATGCATTAAAGTCAGTTGGTGCATTGATTACAGGAACGGCTCTTACTGCAATTGGTATTAATATAGTAGTTGGAGAACAGTATTTATCAATCTTATTAACAGGGGAAGCCTTTAAGGAAAAGTATAGAGAACTAGGCTTACATCCGAAAAATTTAAGCCGGGTAATGGAAGATGCGGGTACGGTCGTTAATCCGCTTGTCCCTTGGAGTGTGTGTGGTTTATTTATTACCTCGATGCTTGGCGTTTCCGTGATCGACTATTTACCTTTTGCTTTCTTTTGCTTACTAAGTCCTATCCTTACGATAATATTTGGATGGTTAAATCTGACAATAACAAGAAACAAAACATACTAA
- a CDS encoding Rrf2 family transcriptional regulator, with protein MSISSRFSVGIHLLALIEINKNGVSTSEFLAGSVNTNPAVIRKIMGMLKNAGLVIVRPGVAGAELAKELSDITLFDVYKAVNVVQENELFALHDNPNPECPVGKNIQNTIEPIFTSAQLAMEKVLSSLTLEDVVKDIASKENIC; from the coding sequence ATGTCAATTAGCAGTCGATTTTCAGTAGGCATTCATCTATTAGCTCTTATCGAGATAAACAAAAATGGAGTCAGCACTTCAGAGTTTTTAGCAGGAAGCGTCAATACAAATCCTGCGGTAATCAGAAAAATTATGGGCATGCTGAAAAATGCCGGATTGGTAATCGTTAGACCTGGAGTTGCAGGAGCTGAACTTGCAAAGGAATTATCGGATATTACATTGTTTGATGTTTATAAGGCAGTGAATGTTGTACAGGAAAACGAGTTGTTTGCTTTACACGATAATCCCAATCCTGAATGTCCCGTAGGCAAGAACATCCAAAATACAATTGAACCCATATTCACATCAGCCCAATTAGCAATGGAGAAAGTCTTAAGCAGCCTTACTTTAGAAGATGTGGTGAAGGATATAGCTAGTAAAGAAAATATCTGTTAA
- a CDS encoding GNAT family N-acetyltransferase — translation MNLFTIIKNQQEYWLVDQIKKDGIPKEEYLQQLLQILEEWDHLEIGYLSLLMDERFENWLLQKKFCKISSIAEYTRKLDNLPEIDDQIVWHSLSEGLLDDAEYGKLYDLCRLGSANKNTKQPMDQVMNSLKNELGPEWRDHCYYFTKDDALTGISIPHIEIRTEDEGRLFYFGVVPHLRGQGIGEKIHKISLMLLKKFLANYYVGSTDVNNSYMIKIFEKNGCELRDRKGIYKIVRSKP, via the coding sequence TTGAACTTATTTACTATCATCAAAAATCAGCAAGAATATTGGCTGGTGGATCAAATCAAAAAAGATGGTATTCCAAAAGAGGAATACTTACAACAATTATTACAAATCCTCGAGGAATGGGACCATCTGGAGATTGGCTATTTATCTTTGCTGATGGATGAACGATTTGAAAACTGGCTGCTCCAAAAAAAGTTTTGCAAGATTTCAAGTATTGCCGAGTACACAAGAAAGCTGGATAATTTACCGGAAATAGATGATCAAATCGTTTGGCATTCTCTTTCAGAAGGATTGCTGGATGATGCGGAATACGGGAAATTATATGATTTATGCCGATTGGGGTCTGCCAATAAGAATACAAAGCAGCCAATGGATCAAGTCATGAATTCACTAAAAAATGAATTAGGACCGGAGTGGCGCGATCACTGTTATTATTTTACGAAGGATGATGCTTTAACTGGGATAAGTATTCCTCATATTGAAATAAGAACAGAAGACGAAGGAAGATTATTTTATTTCGGCGTAGTCCCTCATCTAAGAGGGCAAGGAATAGGGGAAAAGATACATAAAATCAGTCTAATGTTACTCAAGAAATTCCTGGCCAACTATTATGTCGGCAGCACCGACGTGAACAATTCCTATATGATTAAAATCTTTGAGAAAAATGGATGCGAACTCCGCGATCGGAAAGGGATTTATAAGATTGTTAGGTCTAAACCATAA
- a CDS encoding NAD(P)-dependent oxidoreductase, translating into MKIAIIGASGKAGSLILKEAVNRGHEVTAIVRDAAKLEDKNVSIIEKTIFELKTDDIKEFDIVVNAFGAPLGEEQVHVDAGHSLIEALKDTNTRAIIVGGAGSLYVDENKTLTVMETPDFPAIFVPTAKGQGRNLQELQKTSNITWTFISPSAMFDAEGKRTGAYQSGKDNLLVNSKGESYISYADYAIAVLDEIENPQHINERFTVVGEAE; encoded by the coding sequence ATGAAAATTGCTATTATTGGAGCAAGTGGTAAAGCAGGAAGTCTTATTTTGAAAGAAGCGGTTAATCGTGGACATGAAGTAACAGCTATTGTAAGGGATGCTGCAAAACTTGAGGATAAAAACGTATCCATTATTGAAAAAACGATATTTGAGCTTAAAACAGATGATATAAAAGAATTTGATATTGTGGTTAATGCCTTCGGAGCGCCTCTTGGCGAAGAGCAAGTACACGTAGATGCGGGTCATTCTTTAATCGAGGCACTAAAAGATACGAATACAAGAGCTATTATTGTAGGGGGAGCAGGAAGTCTTTATGTTGACGAAAACAAAACACTTACAGTAATGGAAACACCTGATTTTCCAGCTATATTTGTCCCGACTGCTAAAGGACAAGGACGTAATTTACAAGAATTACAGAAGACTTCTAATATTACATGGACATTTATTAGCCCTTCTGCGATGTTTGATGCTGAGGGAAAAAGAACGGGTGCCTATCAGTCTGGAAAAGACAATCTTTTGGTGAATTCAAAAGGTGAAAGCTATATTAGCTATGCAGACTATGCCATTGCAGTATTGGACGAAATTGAAAATCCACAGCATATAAATGAACGTTTTACAGTTGTCGGCGAAGCAGAATAA
- a CDS encoding IucA/IucC family C-terminal-domain containing protein, with product MTKKEIQILQKYRLKTEFTPIFRVEELKNDDFLQEFIAKLTKVIGAPSEKVAASIFIKRYAFVAVIALYAMTSWNKKVNVNLDMIDMEAPELGKKWLPSVELKDLTVEEWDMNIQERAEWRQDVIRNLFSQNIYPIFTKFEKTFGISKLILWENIAIYIFWLYETELNSNNKQAFDDFNYLIFEADGSLFSEFKGNPLQRFYGKKTSIEHLGEEVRMRKTCCFSYQLAESNKRCKTCPCAHLSKDGGCVNENEDISCSVQDYA from the coding sequence TTGACGAAAAAAGAAATACAGATACTGCAAAAATATAGATTGAAAACAGAATTCACGCCTATTTTTAGAGTTGAAGAATTAAAAAATGATGATTTTTTACAAGAATTTATAGCGAAGCTCACAAAGGTAATCGGCGCCCCTTCAGAAAAAGTGGCTGCTTCCATTTTTATCAAAAGATATGCATTTGTAGCCGTTATCGCGCTCTATGCAATGACTTCCTGGAATAAAAAAGTGAATGTCAATCTAGATATGATAGACATGGAAGCGCCAGAGCTAGGAAAGAAATGGTTGCCGTCCGTTGAACTGAAGGATTTAACGGTCGAGGAATGGGATATGAACATTCAAGAACGTGCCGAATGGCGACAAGACGTCATTAGAAATCTTTTTTCCCAAAATATCTATCCTATCTTCACCAAGTTCGAAAAAACATTCGGCATTTCTAAATTAATTTTATGGGAAAACATTGCTATATACATATTCTGGCTATATGAAACAGAATTAAACAGTAATAATAAACAAGCTTTTGATGACTTTAACTACTTAATTTTTGAAGCGGATGGATCTTTGTTTTCCGAATTTAAGGGAAATCCGCTGCAAAGATTTTATGGTAAGAAGACAAGTATAGAACATTTGGGAGAAGAGGTCAGAATGAGAAAAACATGCTGTTTCTCTTATCAGCTTGCAGAAAGCAACAAGCGGTGCAAAACATGTCCTTGTGCTCATCTCTCTAAGGATGGAGGGTGTGTCAATGAAAATGAAGACATTTCCTGCTCAGTTCAAGATTACGCTTGA
- a CDS encoding DUF4362 domain-containing protein, whose protein sequence is MRKITIILSVISFLLVGCSIEPKSQISEPTTGQNEEIYSNAKLIELELNKAEEIELFKEALSDSKKEPGIVNMTNPQFQFSLDEESFFLWVTEESGAIMNIKDTHEIYTLSSTSAKEVYDFVNIGHSQQVEEVVYGHIDIQNLEGLDKFIQKVENQKEAKLNIIQYGTEGQRGVRTLTFDGEQVNVFHSVDGNFIEEYNCEKIIIETEEEIKKYFLSGCTGSFNGDFELISVLVT, encoded by the coding sequence TTGAGAAAGATAACTATAATACTTTCGGTAATTAGTTTTCTATTAGTTGGCTGTTCTATCGAACCAAAAAGTCAAATAAGCGAACCAACAACTGGACAAAATGAAGAAATATACTCTAATGCTAAATTGATTGAATTGGAATTAAATAAGGCAGAAGAAATAGAATTATTTAAAGAGGCGTTAAGTGATTCGAAAAAAGAGCCAGGCATCGTCAATATGACAAATCCACAATTTCAATTTAGTCTAGATGAAGAATCATTTTTCCTCTGGGTTACAGAAGAGTCTGGAGCGATAATGAACATAAAAGATACACACGAAATTTATACGCTATCAAGTACCTCTGCTAAAGAAGTCTATGATTTTGTTAATATAGGCCACTCACAGCAGGTTGAAGAAGTAGTTTATGGTCACATTGATATTCAGAATTTAGAGGGTTTAGATAAATTTATTCAAAAGGTAGAAAATCAAAAAGAAGCAAAATTAAATATTATTCAGTATGGGACAGAGGGGCAAAGAGGGGTTAGGACATTAACCTTTGATGGAGAACAAGTGAATGTTTTTCATAGTGTAGATGGGAATTTTATTGAGGAATATAATTGTGAAAAAATAATAATTGAAACTGAGGAAGAGATAAAAAAGTATTTTCTTAGCGGTTGTACAGGAAGTTTTAATGGGGATTTTGAGTTAATATCAGTTCTAGTTACGTAA
- a CDS encoding uroporphyrinogen-III decarboxylase: protein MNKSKFAMLDQEQIQELKQLEEKLEVTLLAYDQSINENNHLQNQNEDSIG, encoded by the coding sequence GTGAATAAATCAAAATTTGCAATGCTGGATCAAGAGCAAATTCAAGAGCTAAAACAGCTTGAAGAGAAATTAGAAGTAACACTTCTCGCTTATGACCAATCGATTAATGAAAATAATCATTTACAAAATCAGAATGAAGATTCAATTGGCTAA
- a CDS encoding VOC family protein, translated as MAVNNLVRMDNVGIVVESLDDAISFFEEIGLNLEGRATVEGEWAGRVTGLGSQCVEIAMMVTPDGHSRIELSKFLTPPTIADHRTAPVNALGYLRVMFTVKDIDEMVVRLTKYGAQLVGEVVQYGDSYRLCYIRGVEGLLIGLAEQLDNE; from the coding sequence ATGGCAGTAAACAACTTAGTAAGAATGGACAATGTCGGCATCGTTGTAGAATCCCTTGATGACGCAATCTCTTTCTTCGAGGAAATTGGCTTGAACCTCGAAGGGCGAGCCACTGTCGAAGGTGAATGGGCTGGCCGCGTAACCGGACTGGGTTCTCAGTGCGTAGAAATTGCTATGATGGTTACCCCAGATGGCCACAGTCGTATTGAACTTTCGAAATTTCTTACCCCACCTACTATAGCAGATCACCGGACTGCACCTGTCAACGCTCTCGGTTATCTACGCGTCATGTTCACCGTTAAAGACATTGACGAAATGGTAGTCAGACTCACAAAGTATGGCGCTCAGCTTGTTGGCGAAGTGGTTCAATACGGGGACTCGTATCGGCTCTGCTACATTCGTGGAGTCGAAGGACTTTTAATCGGTTTGGCGGAACAACTCGATAACGAATAA
- a CDS encoding ABC transporter ATP-binding protein, giving the protein MTSAIETKNLSITYGETLIIDELDLKISKGEITVFIGANGCGKSTLLRSIARLLKPKSGSVILDGKAIAKLSSKEISQKMAILPQSPSAPEGLTVLQLVKQGRYPHQSWLRQWSEEDEKRVNDALKATGLEELKERTVDSLSGGQRQRAWIAMTLAQDTDIILLDEPTTYLDMTHQIEILDLLFELNEKEQRTVVMVLHDLNLACRYAHNIVAIKDKNVFAQGKPEHVINCSLVKNVFDMDCEVTMDPLFGTPLCIPYGRGRCILKKAEATHG; this is encoded by the coding sequence ATGACAAGTGCGATTGAGACGAAAAACTTATCGATTACCTATGGGGAGACCCTCATAATAGATGAGTTAGATTTAAAAATTTCAAAGGGTGAGATTACGGTATTTATCGGAGCAAATGGCTGTGGTAAATCGACGCTTCTTCGTTCCATAGCCCGTCTGCTGAAGCCAAAGTCCGGCTCGGTTATTCTTGATGGCAAAGCAATCGCTAAGCTTTCTTCTAAGGAAATTTCTCAAAAAATGGCAATTCTTCCTCAATCACCGTCTGCACCGGAAGGATTAACGGTCTTGCAGCTCGTAAAACAAGGACGCTATCCTCATCAATCATGGCTCCGTCAATGGTCAGAGGAGGATGAGAAAAGGGTAAACGATGCTTTGAAGGCGACAGGTCTTGAGGAGTTAAAAGAAAGAACGGTTGATTCTCTTTCTGGTGGTCAGCGGCAGCGCGCCTGGATAGCCATGACCTTGGCTCAAGATACTGATATTATCTTATTAGATGAGCCGACCACTTATCTAGACATGACTCACCAGATTGAGATCCTCGATTTGCTTTTTGAATTAAACGAAAAGGAACAGCGGACTGTGGTAATGGTCCTTCACGATCTAAACCTAGCCTGCCGTTACGCACATAATATTGTAGCAATCAAGGATAAGAACGTTTTTGCACAAGGAAAGCCTGAGCACGTCATTAATTGCAGTCTTGTAAAAAATGTCTTTGATATGGACTGTGAAGTGACAATGGATCCTTTGTTTGGCACGCCATTGTGCATTCCTTACGGCAGAGGTCGATGTATTTTAAAAAAGGCAGAAGCTACTCATGGTTAG
- a CDS encoding IS1182 family transposase, which yields MMSKNQINERDQIEMITIEQLVPQNHLVRKLESAIDFSFIYPLVEPLYSTLGRPSVDPVVLIKMTFVQYVFGIRSMRQTIKEIETNMAYRWFLGFGFHSEIPHFSTFGKNYERRFQDTDIFEQIFYRILKEIADKGLLSADHVFIDSTHVKASANKRKFEKKIVRKETRAYEAKLQEELNQDRIDHGKKPFPPDKFEKEEVKEIKQSTTDPESGYYVKDERTKQFAYSFHAAADRYGFILGSIVTPGNVHDSHMLQPLVEKIMDKVKKPLAVAADAAYKTPAITKFLFDQEIQPALPYTRPKTKDGFLRKHDYVYDEYYDCYLCPEGQVLKYSTTTKEGKRQYKSNPSQCATCPLLTQCTNSKDHRKIIERHIWAEYVEEADHLRHQNETKQIYARRKETIERVFADAKEKHGMRWTTLRGIKKLSMQAMLTFAAMNLKKLANWTWQAPEMV from the coding sequence ATGATGTCGAAAAATCAAATAAATGAACGGGATCAAATTGAGATGATTACAATTGAACAACTTGTACCACAGAATCATCTTGTCAGAAAGCTTGAGTCAGCTATTGATTTTTCTTTCATCTATCCACTGGTAGAACCACTGTATTCTACCCTAGGTAGACCTAGTGTAGATCCAGTTGTATTAATTAAAATGACATTTGTGCAATATGTATTTGGAATTCGTTCAATGCGTCAGACAATAAAAGAAATTGAAACCAATATGGCATATCGCTGGTTTTTAGGGTTTGGCTTTCATTCAGAAATCCCGCACTTTTCTACCTTCGGTAAAAATTATGAACGTCGATTCCAAGATACTGATATCTTTGAACAGATTTTCTATCGTATTCTTAAAGAAATTGCAGATAAGGGATTACTAAGTGCTGACCATGTCTTCATCGATTCAACTCATGTAAAAGCCAGTGCGAATAAACGTAAATTCGAAAAGAAGATTGTCCGTAAAGAGACTCGTGCATATGAAGCCAAACTTCAAGAAGAATTGAATCAAGATCGTATCGATCACGGGAAGAAGCCATTTCCACCTGATAAATTTGAAAAAGAAGAAGTGAAGGAAATTAAGCAAAGTACGACAGATCCTGAAAGTGGATACTATGTAAAAGATGAAAGAACCAAACAGTTTGCTTATTCATTCCATGCTGCAGCTGATCGGTATGGATTTATACTTGGATCGATTGTGACACCTGGGAATGTTCATGATAGTCATATGCTTCAGCCACTTGTTGAAAAGATTATGGATAAAGTGAAGAAGCCACTTGCTGTTGCTGCCGATGCTGCTTATAAAACTCCTGCGATTACTAAATTCTTATTTGACCAAGAGATTCAACCTGCACTCCCTTATACACGTCCAAAAACGAAGGATGGATTTTTACGGAAACACGATTATGTATATGACGAGTACTATGATTGCTACCTTTGTCCGGAAGGGCAAGTTCTTAAATATTCGACTACCACTAAAGAAGGTAAACGCCAGTACAAATCAAACCCTTCTCAATGTGCAACCTGTCCTTTGCTTACTCAATGTACGAATAGTAAAGATCACCGGAAAATCATTGAGCGTCATATTTGGGCAGAATATGTAGAGGAAGCGGATCATCTTCGTCATCAAAACGAGACCAAACAAATATATGCGAGACGTAAAGAGACGATTGAACGTGTCTTTGCGGATGCGAAAGAGAAGCATGGTATGCGCTGGACAACCCTACGAGGGATTAAAAAATTGTCCATGCAGGCGATGCTTACTTTTGCTGCCATGAATTTAAAGAAGCTTGCCAATTGGACATGGCAAGCTCCAGAAATGGTCTAA
- a CDS encoding DUF4181 domain-containing protein yields MIFIISSIVIFGLGILSDHYLRKKFGIENRKGFSFKSVNKLQRWVERGFIVIFLIALWFLIDYALLLCVSYFVVMNLFRSLMEWRYERGKKEYILTLHSIMMYLLFVGSYSYFL; encoded by the coding sequence ATGATTTTTATTATTTCTTCCATAGTTATATTTGGATTAGGAATACTGTCTGATCATTATTTAAGAAAGAAATTTGGAATTGAAAATCGTAAGGGTTTTAGCTTTAAAAGCGTTAATAAGCTACAAAGATGGGTTGAGAGAGGTTTTATAGTCATATTCCTCATAGCATTATGGTTTTTAATTGATTACGCATTACTGTTGTGTGTTTCTTATTTCGTTGTAATGAATCTATTCCGTTCCCTAATGGAATGGAGATATGAAAGGGGAAAAAAGGAATACATCTTAACTTTGCATTCAATTATGATGTATCTGCTCTTTGTAGGTTCTTACTCATATTTTCTTTAA
- a CDS encoding histidine phosphatase family protein, whose protein sequence is MGKHIYIVRHCEAQGQPSESPLTEKGFAQAETLSDFLLNTKIDRIKSSPFLRAIQSVEPLSKGTNIEIELDERLTERLLSTLDLPDWPEKLKETFDNLELKFEGGESSKEAMNRIVSVVEEIFQCEAKNTVIVTHGNLISLLLKHYDHSFGFDSWKRLSNPDVFVLSTSNNEVQMKRLWREE, encoded by the coding sequence ATGGGAAAACATATCTATATTGTGAGACATTGTGAAGCACAAGGGCAACCTTCAGAATCGCCTTTAACAGAAAAGGGATTTGCACAGGCTGAGACTTTATCTGACTTTCTATTAAATACTAAAATTGATCGTATAAAATCAAGTCCTTTCTTACGTGCAATTCAGTCAGTAGAACCATTAAGTAAGGGAACAAATATAGAAATAGAGTTGGATGAACGTTTAACAGAACGCCTGCTAAGTACGCTGGATTTACCTGACTGGCCTGAAAAACTCAAAGAAACTTTCGATAATTTGGAGTTGAAATTTGAGGGAGGAGAATCGAGCAAAGAAGCTATGAACCGCATTGTAAGTGTTGTAGAAGAAATCTTTCAATGTGAAGCTAAAAATACAGTCATCGTTACCCATGGAAATTTAATATCTCTACTGTTAAAGCATTATGATCACAGCTTTGGTTTTGACTCTTGGAAGAGACTTAGTAATCCTGATGTGTTTGTATTAAGTACCTCGAATAATGAAGTACAAATGAAGCGATTGTGGCGAGAAGAATAA